In the genome of Limanda limanda chromosome 15, fLimLim1.1, whole genome shotgun sequence, one region contains:
- the cnrip1b gene encoding CB1 cannabinoid receptor-interacting protein 1b: MADVPQIVKIGISLKMLPNNTAVFFKSDGARFGQTRTIKLLTGSKYRIEVVVKPGAVEATSMSLGGVTFPLEQQSKDPQSVVYSGRYDTEGVTHTKSGERQPVQINIQFAAAGEFETVWQVKYYNYNKRDHCQWGNSFNSIEYECKPNDTRTLMWVNKETFI; encoded by the exons ATGGCCGACGTCCCGCAGATCGTCAAAATCGGGATTTCCCTGAAGATGCTTCCCAACAACACCGCGGTGTTCTTCAAGTCCGACGGAGCCCGGTTCGGACAGACCCGGACCATCAAGCTGCTGACCGGGTCCAAGTACAGGATCGAGGTGGTCGTGAAGCCCGGAGCCGTCGAGGCCAC GTCGATGAGCCTGGGGGGGGTGACCTTCCCCCTGGAGCAGCAGTCCAAAGACCCCCAGTCGGTGGTCTACAGCGGCCGGTACGACACCGAGGGCGTGACACACACCAAGAGTGGAGAGAGGCAGCCGGTGCAGATCAACATCCAG tTCGCGGCGGCGGGCGAGTTCGAGACCGTGTGGCAGGTGAAGTACTACAACTACAACAAGAGGGACCACTGCCAGTGGGGGAACAGCTTCAACAGCATCGAGTACGAGTGCAAACCCAACGACACACGCACGCTCATGTGGGTGAACAAGGAGACGTTTATCTGA